The Salvia miltiorrhiza cultivar Shanhuang (shh) chromosome 1, IMPLAD_Smil_shh, whole genome shotgun sequence genome has a window encoding:
- the LOC131015372 gene encoding homeobox-leucine zipper protein HAT4-like, whose protein sequence is MIDEIMRESHFSLCSMCSSHHLSHTHARATTNHKQFNSINPFPFYFLYITPLFSFYLSSASHSFVKPLVSFSLSKEEPIFLCFCEIEILGTQIQKMMVQRDQDLGLSLSLSYPAENRATSLHLNLMPSSSSPSPFTIINNNSSWTQAFSSSDRRGEACREETRSFLKGIDVNCLPETAQEEEGGVSSPNSTISSISGKRSEREATDDGERASSRGGISDEEDAENARKKLRLSKDQSAILEESFKEHNTLNPKQKMALAKRLGLRPRQVEVWFQNRRARTKLKQTEVDCEFLKRCCENLTEENRRLQKEVQELRALKLSPQLYMQMTPPTTLTMCPSCERVALPSAASVDPRPLPMGSAQPRPIPFNPWPAAPRCRPFNALHSRS, encoded by the exons ATGATTGATGAGATAATGAGGGAGTCCCACTTCAGTCTCTGCTCAATGTGCTCATCACATCATCTCTCTCACACGCACGCACGCGCAACCACAAACCATAAACAATTCAATTCTATAAACCCCTTTCCTTTCTACTTTCTATATATAACTCCCCTTTTCTCATTCTATCTCAGCTCAGCATCCCATTCTTTTGTAAAACCACttgtttctttctctctctctaaagaaGAGCCGATTTTCCTCTGCTTTTGCGAGATCGAGATTCTTGGAACTCAGATTCAGAAAATGATGGTTCAAAGAGATCAAGATTTGGGGTTGAGTTTGAGCCTGAGTTACCCTGCAGAAAACAGGGCAACTTCACTGCACCTCAATCTCAtgccttcttcatcttctcccTCTCCTTTCACCATCATCAACAACAACTCCTCTTGGACTCAAGCCTTCTCCTCTTCAG ATCGGAGGGGTGAGGCATGCAGAGAGGAAACGAGATCATTTTTGAAGGGAATCGACGTCAACTGCCTGCCGGAGACGGCGCAGGAGGAGGAGGGCGGCGTCTCGTCCCCGAACAGCACCATCTCCAGCATCAGCGGCAAGCGCAGCGAGCGCGAAGCCACCGACGACGGCGAGAGGGCTTCCTCCCGCGGCGGCATCAGCGACGAAGAGGACGCCGAGAACGCCAGGAAGAAGCTCCGCCTCTCCAAGGATCAATCCGCCATTCTCGAGGAAAGCTTCAAAGAGCACAACACACTCAATCCA AAGCAAAAAATGGCTTTGGCAAAGAGATTGGGGCTGAGGCCTAGGCAGGTTGAAGTCTGGTTCCAAAACAGGAGAGCAAG GACAAAATTAAAGCAAACAGAGGTAGACTGTGAGTTTCTAAAGAGATGTTGCGAGAATTTGACAGAGGAAAACAGAAGGCTGCAAAAGGAGGTTCAAGAGCTGCGTGCGCTTAAGCTATCTCCGCAGCTCTACATGCAAATGACACCTCCAACAACGCTCACTATGTGCCCTTCTTGTGAGAGAGTGGCGCTGCCGTCCGCCGCCTCCGTCGATCCACGCCCGCTGCCGATGGGCTCCGCCCAGCCGCGGCCTATTCCTTTCAACCCGTGGCCTGCTGCCCCACGCTGCAGGCCTTTCAATGCTCTGCATTCTAGATCATGA